A window from Heteronotia binoei isolate CCM8104 ecotype False Entrance Well chromosome 15, APGP_CSIRO_Hbin_v1, whole genome shotgun sequence encodes these proteins:
- the LOC132583328 gene encoding T-cell-interacting, activating receptor on myeloid cells protein 1-like, producing the protein MAKGYEAKFIISNTRISDAGIYQCSYYFKSSTEMRCSDYSDKAHINITDPSIPKPSIKVKPGLRNALHSSVSIECQGQEDDLNFFLRKANTGEILQESSALATGTATFHFFKVRSEDAGSYICQYHHRSSPFIWSEPSDPVKLIVEDPSLPKPSIKVKSGQHEVGKNVTINCKGPKRGLTFSLHKSKNFTALQMLKAEGNTAKFSLPLLRLEDAGNYTCQYYHGENPFVSSQPSDPAQVVVTGKKLG; encoded by the exons ATGGCAAAGGGTTATGAGGCCAAATTTATCATTTCGAACACCAGGATTTCAGATGCAGGCATCTACCAGTGTTCATATTACTTTAAATCCAGCACTGAGATGCGCTGTTCAGATTACAGTGACAAAGCACACATCAACATAACAG ATCCTAGCATCCCCAAACCCTCCATCAAGGTGAAACCAGGGCTCCGGAATGCTTTACACTCAAGCGTCAGTATTGAATGCCAGGGACAAGAAGATGATCTGAACTTCTTCCTTCGTAAAGCAAACACTGGAGAAATATTACAGGAATCATCAGCACTAGCTACAGGCACAGCCACCTTTCATTTCTTTAAGGTTAGGAGTGAGGATGCTGGAAGCTACATCTGCCAATATCACCACAGAAGCTCTCCATTTATCTGGTCCGAGCCAAGTGACCCTGTGAAGCTCATTGTGGAAG ATCCCAGtctccccaaaccctccatcaAAGTGAAATCTGGTCAGCATGAAGTAGGCAAGAATGTTACCATTAACTGCAAGGGGCCCAAGAGGGGCCTGACTTTCTCCTTGCACAAATCAAAGAACTTCACAGCGCTACAGATGTTGAAGGCAGAGGGCAACACAGCAAAGTTCTCTTTACCTCTGCTGAGACTAGAGGATGCAGGGAACTACACTTGTCAGTATTACCATGGAGAAAATCCCTTTGTTTCTTCCCAGCCAAGTGATCCTGCACAAGTTGTTGTAACTGGTAAGAAGCTTGGTTAA